The region GTTCACACAAATCAGCTGCTAAATAATTTTGTCCAAACACCAAGATTTTTATATGAGATgatgaaattaataataacaaacaatGAGAAATGAGCAAACTGTGCTTCGTTTCCACTTTTTGAACCGCAAGAACCACACAAATTAAAAAGGGAAGAATTGCATAAAACTTTATTGAGCAGCTCTCCACACGTAACGAGTTCCAAAACAGTGAATATATTTGTCTTACTCCCCATCACCTAAAGGCatggaaaatttaaaaataattaaaaagactaaagaaaataagtagagatttatcaattaatagtaaacatgacagaCAAAATGTGATTGAGAGGTATTCAATAGTTTGTTTGGTGATTATAAAACTAGAGTAGGACCAATAATTATGAATGAAAGTTAAATTTCAGTAAtaattagataattatttttttaaaaaaaaggatggaactttttaaaaaatactgaAACTGCCAAATAAAAAACGAAAGCAAGCTAATAAGTAATAAGCATGATTTttctttaaggaaaaaaaaatggacaaaacaaaataaacagcTGTTTGCAAATGCAATATACCTGCCCTTATTCATTCATCGATATCATTCTCTACCTTCCTTTGTGATGTTTACTTTTATCAATGCTGGAAACAATAAattaagttattaaaaaaaaagcatttataTAGGTAAGGAAATATGAGATACAGAAAATTGAGAGAAAGCATGCACATAATTATTGATATGATTTGATTGCAGAGGAATTGCAAAGAATATAAATAGCATGAAATGTAAAACGGTGAGAGATATAATGGAGGCAGGGATAGAAAGAGACCTGAATATATTTAGAACGAACAAAGAGGGTATCATTTCCATATCTTTGCTGCTCAACTTGAATACACTTTGCAGAAGTCAAAACGGAATACCAGCAGCCACTTAATTGAATCAATTCTAGTGTGATAATATCGGCAAACGCAATAGGGATCTCTCGCAACGAACTGCAACAACTTAACTCTAAATGTTGAAGCACAGGGAAATGATCACCCTCAACATTCCAATCTTCCAAATTCCTGCATTCAATTACCAACCTTTTCAATTGGCGGAACCCTCCCACACATGGCTCCCACTTTTTGCCTTCACAAGCATTTATCAGCTTTAGAACTTTTAGATTCGGCAACATACCAATAAGCCCCATATCACTCCATGGAAAACTAGTCTCAAAGAATTTGAGCTTTTTAAGATTTGGTAGAAAACTAGTTCCCCATTGAATGTCCCTATCCCAAAGTTTGAAATGCCATCTTTTGATGCTTAGTTTCTCAAGCTGTCCCAAGTGCATAAAATTATAGAAACCatttgaattttcattttcaaaataccTTTTGCCTTGAattcccaatttttttaaatttggagtTCTTGTGAAAAGGTCCTCTCTACAACACTCAGGACTCAACCATGATATAGTCTCTATGTTTTTATGTACAACCTTCGAAGCCTTTAATGTAAAAGGAATTATGTCCATATAAAAGTTCCTTAACAATGGCATTTTCCAAATTTCTAATGCATCAGAGGAATCCAATATAACACTATATCCACGGACAATAAAACTTTGCATATTCCAATGCTCAAAGAACTTTAGTGTAAGAGAGCTTGCACTTTTACTTATGGACAAAGCTAAGTATCTCAAGTGAATAAGATGTTTCATGTATAGCATCTCATATTCAGAGTTCCGGCCGTGTCTAAGTTCCATGTCTACTACTCTTAATAGTTTGAAATGACAAAGCACTACTGCAATTCTTAAATCAGTATGATCAACAGAGTGTAAGGAATGGAAATTGTAAGAGAGCATAGATACTTTGTGGCATCCAGGTTTAATACTTATCCAAGGACAAACGTTTACTGGTCTTTCAACAAAACCATAATAATCTTTTTCAATGACATTCAAGAGATTTTCACTTCGAGCTTCTCTTACGCACAAGTCTCGCAAAAGATCATGCATTCTAATTGTCTTGATTTTGCCATTATAATTATGTTTACCAACTATAACAAGACTTCTATCAACAAGATCTTGCAAGCATTCCGTGGCCACCTCCTCCAAATTCATATGCTCCACTGCCCTCAAAAATCCCTCTGCAGCCCACAACCTTACCAACTTCTTCACAGAGATCTCATAGTCTTCTGGAAAAACTCCAAAGTATAGAAAACAAGCTTTTAAGTGGTGAGGTAATTGGTTGTAACTCAAATATAGTACTCTTGAACATGCTTCATTAGAATCACCGATTACACTTTTTGCAACATTGTTCCACTTTTCCACATTCTCCTCTGTCTTGGAGAGAAGACTAGCTACTAAAGTAATAGCTAGAGGTAATCCTTTACAGTTCTTCACTATGTCTCTACCAATTTGCTCAAACACCAAAACAAATTTTGTTTGACCAAACACATTGCAGTAGAGATTCCAACTTTCATTGGCATCTAAGAAAGGCATGTTAATGGTAGAGTTACCTGAATTTGCATATTCAGCCACCTCCTTGAGCCGAGAAGTCAATACTATACGACTTCCATTATTATCGTCTGGAAAGCATCCTTGCAAACTATCCCAAGCAGTAGTGCTCCATATATCATCCATTACAATAAAATATCTCTGACCCATCAATAGTTTACGCAGATTTTCTTTGGAATTTCTTTGTCTCTGTTCATGGAGTTCATTGCTCTGAAGTTCATCTCTTGATGCTGCATTAACACAACCAATAAGGCATTGGAGCATTTGTTCCTTGTTATACTCTTGAGACATAGTAATCCATGCTCGTTTGtcaaaatataaagtaatagATGAATCTTCATAAACTTTCCGAGCTAATGTGGTCTTGCCAATTCCTCCCATGCCTACAATTGACACAACTTGTAACTGTTGTGTTGATTGTTGGGTGAGCTGATCCATTATCGTCTTGAACTCCTCGTTGCATCCGACCATTTTACTGTCAAGCTTGATTGAAGTGTTTTTGGAATATTTATTCACAGTAATATTATTCTCGCGTTCTGGATCAGCAGGTTGTGATGATGTTGAACCAAGGAGTAGTCCTCTTTGTCGCATCCGACCAAGGATTGATGGACCCTTTGCAAACTGCTGTTTACTTTTAATCTTATTCAACTTCTTCTTCAGGTAATCAGTCTGTTTTACAGCTTCATTCAAGATTCCATGAAGCCTGAAGAGGCAAACCTCCTCTATACTGCTTGACTGAAGGTATATGTTACTCAACTCCATCTCAATCCTTTCTTCAGCTTTGAACGCTATATCTCTCATATCTGCCTCTAAATCTTTCATCCCCGATTTATTATAGGCCATCTCAGATTTCTCAAGAATTTCTTGGAGGAAACCAAGATTTTGATGGAGAGAAACTATTTGTTGTTTGTGTTGAAGAGGGAATCGTGGTTGTGATTGCAAGAAATGTAGATTTAGAGTTTCCATAAGCGAAGTTACAGCAGCGTACGCCATTTGCGTCTCTGTTCTttagtaagttttttttttgaaaaaaagaagacaGAGAGAGATAATTCATACGTAGTAATTGTTGTCAAAAAGAAAATTGGAAACACTGTTTTAGTAAAGGTGCGTTAGTGGTTCTGATCAAAAGATGAAAAGAACACAAATATGTTTTAGTAAAGGTGCACTAGTGGAGAACTTGTGGTCTAAACAATAATAGACCATTCACACACTTTGATGAGCATTATATTGAAACTCATACTAGCTCTGcttattatagttttttttttttttttggttactgTTGACAACTTAtctaatcaaaatttattttagagtTAAGTCCATTTTTGTCTTACATTTATAGAGCGTTGGACAAAATTAGTCcgttttttattaattttatcaaattttatccGGGCTTTTAAACagttggacaattttagtccaacaTCACATTTAGCGTTAGTCGGTGGTGAACTAGAAGGCCATTCCTGTCCATTCATGTTCAATTCTTCATCATCCTTATATTTTTAAGTTTACCAGCAATGTTCTTGACCATTTACAGACCGAAACACCACACAAAGCAAAATCCATCTGCAAATTGCAAAGTTCAACCCAAAAATCAAAGTTAATTATTTACCTTttccaaaattatatatatataattttaaaaaaaaacaataaaattttcaccatttttgtatttataatgTTATAAGTCCCATCTCTAATCCTTCCCATATATCATTTTCTAGGGAGTAAATTTACTAATAATTTTCCATTATTTATACAATCAGTCAATAATTTTAACCCTTTATTAAAAATGATCTGGATAATATTTAATATGagggaaaatttaaaaaactaaaaataaagagtaaatttattttagtatagtaAATAAAGTGGAAATATATTGCCcaatgactttgtggtctagtggcacccggtgttctggtttacactttcacatggatgatggggagtgggttcgagcctcagtggagtcaataatTGACAATCTTAGGAATGCtaagaaaattggaaaaaaaggCGAAAAACTCATTTATGTCAGAAACGCATGTCCCATTTgcgttttttttattttttaaaaattttttccCGGAATACAGAATCCAAACGCAACTTGcgtttgattaaaaaaaaaatggccaTCGGCGGCAACTATGGTTGTCTTCTCCTTCGCCAGAGATGGCTAGTTGCCTTCTCATACgaaggagaaggcgaccaaattttttttttttgtttttttttaatcaaacaaAAATGGTACATGCATTTGACGTATCAAATACAAGTCCCACTTGCATTTTGATTCtgtattccaaaaataaaaataaaaaacaaaaggcGAAACGTGCGTTTTTGACATCAAGCGCATGTCCAAAtgattttttcacatttttattcCAATTTTCTTAGCGTTTATAATATTATCAATTCCTTATCATACATTGCCATCTCAGTCATTCACCCGAACGTATAATCCTTGATTGGAGGTGGTGGGGACTGGTTCTGTTCTTTCTTATCCCCGTCCGCGGCCGGTGAATAAATGtaagacatttttattttttttagatttataaaaaaaatcttgttaATAAAAAACGTAAAAATACTATCTTTATTTTCCATTAAAAGCCTgggtaaaatactaaaatgtaacaaaattaacaaaaaggGACTAAATGTTTCCAACATTCAATAAAtgtaagaccaaaaatggatttaactctttattttaaaatataattgaggacattttatttttttaaatttattttaaaaaaatattgttaataaaaaacgtaaaaatactatatatctttgtttttcatttctcctTGGCATTGTTCAAATACATTTGGATTTGTACCCCTGGCATGTGTGAGACAGCGAGAGAGCAtatatgttatacaattcaaactaCTTCTAAAAGGAAATTGGATATACACCAGTACACTACTTCTAAAAGGGAATTGAATGATTAGAAGAGAGATTATCTTTCTTAGCTTCTTCTTTggagaagaaggaaaagaagaCACTAGGAAACACTGTTTTAGTAAAGGTGCGTTAGTGGAGATCCAACAAATTCTGATCAAAAGATGAAAAGAACACAATCATTTGTTTTTAGTAAAGGACTAAAGGTGCACTAGTAGTGGAGAACTTTTGGTCTAAACAATAATAGACCATTCACActcctttcaaaaaataaaaaataaaaaatacaccatATATTCACACACTTTGATGGGCATTGATAAACTCATACTAGCTCTGCctattatagttttattttttttgttactgTTGACaactaatctaattaaaatttattttaaaatataattgagGGAACAATAGAGTTAATCCCAATTTTGGTACTAGATTTATTGGTTGCAGTCCACTTTTAATTCCTTCTCATCAAAACATATTTATTTGGTCCTGATATTATTTtgtcatgaccatttttggtcctccgtcaacaaaatcgttaaaatgttgttaaatacaagaatATTTCGATCtgtttttatataaaataggTTGACTCCActattttaatgtttatttttttgaaaaaatttataattaaagaccgaaatgcttttgtatttaacaatatttaaattgtttagttgattaaggataaaaaatggtcgtgtcacaataatactaggaccaaatgacgATGTTctggtagaaaaaaaaaaaagactaaggctatgtttggcaaacctagctgaaagctcaaaagtagctgaaagctgaaaagctataagctaggAGCTGAAACTGAAGAATTGTTAAACTAGCTGttatgtttaaaaatgtttggtaaaattagcttttttgacaagctgataaatgtaaaaagtctaaaaatgacatcttcataaaatttaaattggtttgtttacatattaaaatttagcattttgaaataaaactattagcaaatcatgatctagcatcccataatgaagtagcaataatattgttgcgaatctccttcatctcaatAGAGGTCtgacttaaattttattttatggcgatattactacttgaatcttgaagttcatcgggcggtatgtaatctggatgctgctcaagcacattaaacatcatgtcatcTTGTGAAATCTTTCGAATATAATTATGTAGTGCAAATGTGGCCATAATAACATCAATTCGGGTCTCCACACTAAACTGTGGCATTTTAGCAAGTATCTTCCATCTCTTCTTCAATACTCCAAACGACCTCTCAATACAACTTCGAAGAGAAGAATGTGCACGATTGAATGCTTCTTGAGCATTAGTTGGCGGCTCTTGTTCAAATTGAGATTGATGATACCTTATTCTTGGATACGGCACCAAATATCTTTGTTTATCTGGATATCCTTTATCCACCAAATAATATCTTCCTACAAAAATACAACACTAAATTTttataaggaataaaattatatgatttttattagagTTAAAGTAATACGAATATGATACCTTGTGGAGGCTTAGAAAAGTTCATTGCTAGTGTATTAATAGTAATTGTACGAATATGTACTGGGAATAACACAATCTTTTCCAGAAGAAAATATTGCATTTTCATCAAAGTGATATCTTGACTCAGAATGATCTTGTGAGAACCAGGTGACCATAGACGATATCCTTTTGACTCAgaagcataaccaaggaaaatgcatttgacagctCTTGGGTTTAATTTACTCGTACTAGAATGAGCATAagcaggacatccaaaaactcgTAAGTTAGAGTAGTCAAtaggattacctgaccaaaccTCCTCTAGAATTTTAAAATCGAGGGACGAATGTggagacctatttaccaaataggatgtagtagaaacggcctcggcccaaaaatcacgttgtttccataacccagcattagagagcatacaacgagctctctcTAACAGAGTTCTGTTCATACattcggcaacaccattctgctggggttttCCAAGCAAGGTCTTGTGCCTGGCAATTCCTTGTGCTGCACAGAACTCAGTGAAGTCTGACTCACAGAACTCCAAGTCATTGTCTGTCCTgagcttcttgacctttttccctGTCTGGGTCTCAACAagaattttccactttttgaaaatagaaaatgcttgatttttgtgtttcaaGAAATAGACCCAAACCTTAcgagaaaaatcatcaataatagacataaaatatctacagcctcccaTAGACTGGAATTTAGTCGGTCCCAATAAATCAGAATGTATATACTCTAATACATCtttggtacggtgtgtagcagtagagaaactaaccctcttttgtttcccaaaaatACAATGCtcacaaatttgtaatttacccgtacctgaaccgaggaggcctttcttgctcaggatatgcatgcctttctcactcatatgccccagcgcatatgccatagttgagtgagatcagcatcaaacaccgatgaggataccgcaactgaacctgtcacagtactgccatgcaacacgtacaagcttccagaacgagaagctttcatgAGAACAAGAGAGCCTCTTATAACCTGATAAGCCGtgaattaacatataaatatgctttaattgtactaaCTTTTAAGTTAATTTTATGTGTTCGTGCAAGAACGAAGTATATTTCAGGTGTTTATGGCGCAATGATTGAAAACCAGGACCTAGGCATGATGAAGCGTAAAATGAAGGCGAATCGGGATGAATTCAAGACAAAATGGTGCAAGAATGAATGGCCAAAATCATAACAAAGTTCAACGGAGCAACGGAACAAGGATTTAAGTCAAACCGTACCACCGGGAGGGTGATGTGACCAGTAGCTTGACGACCGTTGATCAGAAAGTGGTCACGGGAATTGAATCACGGTGGAAGTCACGCCCTGACCTCCATAGTGACTACCGTGACCACTTTGCTGATTTCAGTGGTCACTCTGCTGGTCACGGTGTATAcaacataatttctttgaaatgcttgtatgatttagggagagaaacaagcaataaaatagcacgatcctcatcttcaattatgacatcaatattttccaagtccagtaaaatagaattgaattcatccaaatgagactgaattgaagtaccttccgtcatacggattgtgtacagccgctccttcaggcgtagcttgttcgccagagatttgtccatgtagcgCGAATCCAGCTTGGACCATAAACCTGACGTAGTCGTCTCACCTACcacctcacgtagaaccgatTTAGACAGGCACAATTGAATGGTTGAGGGTGCCTTGTTATCCAAATCTTCTCAATCTTCGTCTGTCATTGTAGCCAGTTTCTTATTCTTCCTAGCTAGCGCTTTTTTCAAACCGTTCTAGGTTAGAACGGCTTCCAGGGTTGGATTTTaaggcgtgcaagatgtgcgactgcacagggccccaaaattttgggggctcAGTCCAGCCCtggcctaatagttagtatatgtatttgttggcccaaaattaagttttttgcattttttttctttacaatttttcttcaattcgtagtttatttatactttggtAGGGTCTCACTTAGTTACTAGCACAGGGCCCCGCAAATCAAAAAACTGGTCCTGacggcttccatctgaaccttccagatagaaaagctaattttcccgtcAAACTTCTCGATATCGGACTTggtaacagtcgacatctttgaaaataattctcaattaaaccgctctgataccacttgttaggaatat is a window of Ipomoea triloba cultivar NCNSP0323 chromosome 11, ASM357664v1 DNA encoding:
- the LOC115996431 gene encoding putative late blight resistance protein homolog R1A-4, with protein sequence MAYAAVTSLMETLNLHFLQSQPRFPLQHKQQIVSLHQNLGFLQEILEKSEMAYNKSGMKDLEADMRDIAFKAEERIEMELSNIYLQSSSIEEVCLFRLHGILNEAVKQTDYLKKKLNKIKSKQQFAKGPSILGRMRQRGLLLGSTSSQPADPERENNITVNKYSKNTSIKLDSKMVGCNEEFKTIMDQLTQQSTQQLQVVSIVGMGGIGKTTLARKVYEDSSITLYFDKRAWITMSQEYNKEQMLQCLIGCVNAASRDELQSNELHEQRQRNSKENLRKLLMGQRYFIVMDDIWSTTAWDSLQGCFPDDNNGSRIVLTSRLKEVAEYANSGNSTINMPFLDANESWNLYCNVFGQTKFVLVFEQIGRDIVKNCKGLPLAITLVASLLSKTEENVEKWNNVAKSVIGDSNEACSRVLYLSYNQLPHHLKACFLYFGVFPEDYEISVKKLVRLWAAEGFLRAVEHMNLEEVATECLQDLVDRSLVIVGKHNYNGKIKTIRMHDLLRDLCVREARSENLLNVIEKDYYGFVERPVNVCPWISIKPGCHKVSMLSYNFHSLHSVDHTDLRIAVVLCHFKLLRVVDMELRHGRNSEYEMLYMKHLIHLRYLALSISKSASSLTLKFFEHWNMQSFIVRGYSVILDSSDALEIWKMPLLRNFYMDIIPFTLKASKVVHKNIETISWLSPECCREDLFTRTPNLKKLGIQGKRYFENENSNGFYNFMHLGQLEKLSIKRWHFKLWDRDIQWGTSFLPNLKKLKFFETSFPWSDMGLIGMLPNLKVLKLINACEGKKWEPCVGGFRQLKRLVIECRNLEDWNVEGDHFPVLQHLELSCCSSLREIPIAFADIITLELIQLSGCWYSVLTSAKCIQVEQQRYGNDTLFVRSKYIQH